A single Salmo trutta chromosome 14, fSalTru1.1, whole genome shotgun sequence DNA region contains:
- the LOC115208534 gene encoding microtubule-associated proteins 1A/1B light chain 3C yields the protein MMPPFEKAQHPKSFKQRKSFATRKQEVAGIRTKFPTKIPVIIERYQREKYLPPLDKTKFLVPQELSMTQFVTIIRNRMSLMQSQAFYLLINNSGLASMSLTMAQVYNDHKDDDGFLYMTYASQEMFGNCVEIHEESVPIAGNV from the exons ATGATGCCGCCATTTGAGAAAGCACAGCACCCCAAGTCCTTCAAGCAGAGAAAAAGCTTTG CCACGAGAAAACAGGAGGTGGCGGGGATCCGAACAAAGTTTCCAACTAAAATTCCG GTTATAATTGAAAGGTATCAACGGGAGAAGTACTTGCCGCCTCTTGATAAAACGAAATTCCTGGTCCCCCAAGAACTTTCCATGACTCAGTTTGTCACCATTATAAG AAATCGTATGTCTCTGATGCAGAGTCAAGCGTTCTACCTGCTCATCAATAATAGTGGCCTGGCCAGCATGTCTCTTACCATGGCGCAAGTCTACAATGACCACAAAGATGACGATGGATTTCTCTACATGACATATGCTTCTCAAGAAATGTTTGGTAATTGTGTTGAAATCCATGAGGAGTCGGTGCCAATTGCTGGAAATGTTTGA